Proteins encoded in a region of the Frondihabitans sp. 762G35 genome:
- the purH gene encoding bifunctional phosphoribosylaminoimidazolecarboxamide formyltransferase/IMP cyclohydrolase, which translates to MSGHTIDPSLYRDRDAVPITRALISVSDKTGLVDLATALGAAGVEIVSTGSTASTIRDAGIAVTDVSAVTDFPESLDGRVKTLHPAIHAGVLADLRLEAHEEQLRDLDIKPFQLVVVNLYPFVETVASGAETPVVIENIDIGGPALVRAAAKNHANVAIAVSPASYPQLVKALTLGGTTLAQRQRLAGEAFAHTASYDTAVAAYFASNVGVRAEHEAASAPAFPSTFTVTASLDHALRYGENSHQSAAIYGEASGHGIAQAAQLHGKEMSYNNYVDADAAVRAAYDFDEPAVAIIKHANPCGIAIGGLLEADPIADAHRRAHACDPVSAYGGVIAANRPVTRGMAETVKDIFTEVVVAPGFEPEALAILQAKKNVRLLVLPDGFALAEREIKQISGGLLVQESDRFTGFDSSSWRLVAGEEADAETRADLEFAWIASRAVKSNAILLADHGASVGVGMGQVNRVDSCHLAVTRAGDRARGSVAASDAFFPFADGLQVLLDAGVRAVVQPGGSIRDDEVVAAAQAAGVTMYLTGERHFFH; encoded by the coding sequence ATGAGCGGACACACCATCGACCCGAGTCTCTACCGCGACCGCGACGCGGTCCCGATCACCCGCGCGCTGATCTCGGTCAGCGACAAGACGGGTCTCGTCGACCTGGCCACCGCGCTCGGGGCCGCCGGGGTCGAGATCGTCTCCACCGGGTCGACCGCGTCGACGATCCGCGACGCCGGGATCGCCGTCACCGACGTCAGCGCCGTCACCGACTTCCCGGAGTCGCTCGACGGCCGCGTGAAGACGCTCCACCCCGCCATCCACGCCGGCGTCCTCGCCGACCTCCGACTGGAGGCGCACGAGGAGCAGCTCCGGGATCTGGACATCAAGCCGTTCCAGCTCGTCGTCGTCAACCTCTACCCGTTCGTCGAGACCGTCGCCTCCGGCGCGGAGACCCCCGTGGTCATCGAGAACATCGACATCGGCGGTCCGGCGCTCGTCCGGGCGGCGGCCAAGAACCACGCCAACGTCGCCATCGCGGTGTCGCCGGCCTCCTACCCCCAGCTCGTGAAGGCGCTCACCCTCGGCGGAACGACCCTGGCCCAGCGTCAGCGTCTGGCCGGCGAGGCGTTCGCGCACACGGCCTCGTACGACACCGCCGTCGCCGCGTACTTCGCCTCGAACGTGGGCGTCCGCGCCGAGCACGAAGCGGCGTCGGCTCCGGCGTTCCCGTCGACGTTCACGGTGACGGCGTCCCTCGACCACGCGCTCCGCTACGGCGAGAACTCGCACCAGTCCGCCGCGATCTACGGCGAGGCCTCCGGCCACGGCATCGCCCAGGCCGCGCAGCTGCACGGCAAGGAGATGTCGTACAACAACTACGTCGACGCCGACGCCGCCGTCCGGGCGGCCTACGACTTCGACGAGCCGGCCGTGGCCATCATCAAGCACGCCAACCCCTGCGGCATCGCGATCGGCGGCCTCCTGGAGGCCGACCCCATCGCCGACGCGCACCGCCGCGCCCACGCCTGCGACCCCGTGTCGGCCTACGGCGGCGTCATCGCGGCCAACCGCCCCGTGACCCGCGGGATGGCGGAGACCGTGAAGGACATCTTCACCGAGGTCGTCGTCGCCCCGGGCTTCGAGCCCGAGGCGCTCGCGATCCTGCAGGCCAAGAAGAACGTGCGGCTGCTCGTGCTCCCCGACGGCTTCGCCCTGGCGGAGCGCGAGATCAAGCAGATCTCGGGTGGGCTCCTCGTGCAGGAGAGCGACCGGTTCACCGGCTTCGACTCCTCGTCGTGGCGCCTCGTCGCGGGCGAGGAGGCCGACGCCGAGACCCGCGCCGACCTCGAGTTCGCCTGGATCGCCTCGCGCGCCGTCAAGTCCAACGCCATCCTCCTGGCCGACCACGGCGCCTCCGTCGGCGTCGGCATGGGCCAGGTCAACCGCGTCGACTCGTGCCACCTCGCGGTGACCCGGGCCGGAGACCGTGCCCGCGGATCCGTGGCGGCGTCCGACGCGTTCTTCCCCTTCGCCGACGGCCTCCAGGTGCTCCTCGACGCGGGGGTACGCGCCGTCGTCCAGCCGGGCGGTTCGATCCGCGACGACGAGGTCGTCGCTGCGGCGCAGGCGGCGGGGGTCACGATGTACCTCACCGGCGAGCGGCACTTCTTCCACTGA
- a CDS encoding ABC transporter ATP-binding protein, with protein MSVIGVEGEERQDFSRAESKSLRQRSTRLLLSLLTPLRARLVLTGLVVVVSTAAQVAGPALIAYGIDKALPEVIQRGDWMPTFGVVGIYLITGIAGAILISQYTIQSAKISQAILFDLRNRVFRHTQLLSLEFHETYTSGRIIARQTSDVDSIRELLDSGVNQLVQGILYMLFTAIALVSLDPTSGLVLAVALVPLFALTRWFQVRSQKLFRATRVTSARVIVHFVETMTGMRAVQAFRKEKRNEKEYGGYVEEYRDANAKVISLFGVFDPGLILIGNACLAAVVVVGGFRVIGGSLEVGALLAVALYAKRFFDPAEEMAMFYNSYQSASAALEKVSGVLEEEPSVPDPVEPRELRQARGSIGFDGVEFAYNRDRVVLPEFDLQVPAGQTIALVGSTGAGKSTLAKLISRFYDPSKGSVTLDGVDLRDLSAADLRRAIVMVTQEAYLFSGTVADNIALGKPDAARDEIEQAARAVGAHEFIMALPDGYDTDVNKRGGRVSAGQRQLLSFARAFIADPRVLILDEATASLDIPSERLVQEGLQTLLSDRTALIIAHRLSTVAIADRVLVMEYGRVVEDGTPDDLISGTGRFAQLHAAWRDSLV; from the coding sequence ATGAGCGTCATCGGAGTAGAGGGCGAAGAGCGCCAGGACTTCTCGCGCGCCGAGAGCAAGTCGCTTCGTCAGCGGTCCACGCGGCTCCTGCTGTCGCTGCTGACGCCGCTCCGCGCGCGTCTGGTGCTGACCGGCCTCGTGGTCGTCGTCAGCACGGCGGCGCAGGTCGCCGGGCCGGCCCTGATCGCGTACGGCATCGACAAGGCGCTGCCCGAGGTCATCCAGCGGGGCGACTGGATGCCGACGTTCGGCGTGGTCGGGATCTACCTGATCACCGGCATCGCGGGCGCGATCCTCATCTCGCAGTACACGATCCAGTCGGCGAAGATCAGTCAGGCGATCCTGTTCGACCTGCGGAACCGGGTGTTCCGGCACACGCAGCTGCTCAGCCTGGAGTTCCACGAGACGTACACGTCGGGCCGCATCATCGCGCGCCAGACCAGCGATGTCGACTCCATCCGCGAGCTGCTCGACTCCGGGGTCAACCAGCTCGTGCAGGGCATCCTCTACATGCTCTTCACCGCGATCGCGCTCGTCAGCCTCGACCCCACCTCGGGCCTCGTGCTGGCCGTGGCGCTCGTTCCGCTCTTCGCGCTGACGCGCTGGTTCCAGGTGCGCTCGCAGAAGCTCTTCCGGGCGACTCGGGTCACGAGTGCGCGGGTCATCGTGCACTTCGTCGAGACGATGACGGGCATGCGCGCGGTGCAGGCGTTCCGCAAGGAGAAGCGCAACGAGAAGGAGTACGGCGGCTACGTCGAGGAGTACCGCGACGCCAACGCCAAGGTCATCTCGCTGTTCGGCGTGTTCGACCCGGGGCTCATCCTGATCGGCAACGCCTGCCTCGCGGCGGTCGTGGTCGTCGGCGGATTCCGCGTCATCGGCGGCTCGCTCGAGGTGGGCGCGCTGCTGGCCGTCGCCCTCTACGCGAAGCGGTTCTTCGATCCCGCCGAAGAGATGGCCATGTTCTACAACAGCTACCAGTCGGCGTCGGCAGCGCTCGAGAAGGTGTCCGGCGTGCTGGAGGAGGAGCCGAGCGTGCCGGATCCGGTCGAGCCGCGTGAACTCCGGCAGGCTCGCGGGTCGATCGGTTTCGACGGCGTCGAGTTCGCGTACAACCGCGACCGCGTCGTGCTGCCGGAATTCGACCTGCAGGTGCCGGCGGGGCAGACCATCGCGCTCGTCGGATCCACGGGTGCCGGAAAATCGACCCTCGCCAAGTTGATCTCGCGCTTCTACGACCCCTCGAAGGGATCCGTGACGCTCGACGGTGTCGACCTCCGAGACCTGTCGGCGGCGGACCTCCGCCGAGCCATCGTCATGGTGACGCAGGAGGCGTACCTCTTCTCGGGGACGGTCGCCGACAACATCGCGCTCGGCAAGCCGGACGCCGCGCGCGACGAGATCGAGCAGGCGGCTCGCGCCGTGGGCGCTCACGAGTTCATCATGGCGCTGCCCGACGGCTACGACACCGACGTCAACAAGCGCGGCGGGCGCGTCTCCGCGGGTCAGCGCCAGCTGCTCTCGTTCGCCCGGGCGTTCATCGCCGACCCGCGCGTGCTCATCCTGGACGAAGCGACGGCGTCGCTCGACATCCCGAGCGAGCGGCTCGTGCAGGAGGGGCTGCAGACGCTCCTCTCCGACCGGACCGCCCTCATCATCGCCCACCGGTTGTCGACGGTCGCGATCGCGGACCGCGTGCTCGTCATGGAGTACGGCCGCGTCGTCGAGGACGGCACGCCCGACGACCTCATCTCGGGGACGGGTCGCTTCGCGCAGCTGCACGCCGCCTGGCGCGACTCGCTGGTGTAG
- a CDS encoding ABC transporter ATP-binding protein, whose amino-acid sequence MSHHPPSTTATDRVDAATREAARDDATFLDEAAREAARIKAPKRLSTFASIFRLYPYVRPARGRILLGMISALIAGVVALVIPLVLQGLVDGPLSRRDAGQVWPAFFAVLGLGVLEAVMIALRRWFVLTPGTMVEASLRNSLYKKLQDLPVAFHDRWQSGQLLSRSVSDLSLIRRWLSFGIVLFVVNILTIVVGFVVLFSWSPLLGGIFAVASIPLWIYGFTFEKRYSVVARRSQDQVGDLATSVEESVHGIRVLKAFGRGSHSLKNFSKQAADLRGTEIEKARAIAGIWLWLLMVPDVAFALCLLAGIWLASTGQLTVGELFAFFAAATVLRQPVESIGFLLSMTFDTRTAADRFFEVLDTENTVTDPAEPKTLAHPTGRFEFRDVHFRYQDSPAQYDDLVNGVQLVLEPGETMALVGLTGSGKTTLLALATRLYDVTGGEVLLDGIDVRDFTREELRRHVAMAFEDATLFSASVRDNVLLGRPELTGQAAEDVLVEALEIAQASFVYDLPQGLDTRVGEEGLSLSGGQRQRLALARAIAARPAVLVLDDPLSALDVDTEARVEAGLRRVLDSTTSLIVAHRPSTVNLADRVALLENGRVTAVGTHSELIATNEHYRYVISSLDDEDATDRQEVHA is encoded by the coding sequence ATGTCCCACCATCCCCCCTCGACCACCGCCACCGATCGGGTCGATGCGGCGACCCGCGAGGCCGCCCGCGACGACGCCACGTTCCTCGACGAGGCGGCCCGCGAGGCCGCGCGCATCAAGGCGCCCAAGCGCCTGTCGACGTTCGCGTCGATCTTCCGTCTCTACCCCTACGTGAGGCCCGCTCGCGGTCGCATCCTGCTCGGCATGATCTCGGCGCTGATCGCAGGAGTCGTCGCGCTCGTCATCCCGCTGGTCCTGCAGGGCCTCGTCGACGGCCCCCTCTCGCGACGCGACGCGGGGCAGGTGTGGCCGGCGTTCTTCGCCGTCCTCGGCCTCGGCGTGCTCGAGGCGGTCATGATCGCCCTGCGCCGTTGGTTCGTCCTGACGCCCGGCACCATGGTCGAGGCGAGCCTCCGCAACAGTCTCTACAAGAAGCTGCAGGATCTGCCGGTCGCGTTCCACGACCGCTGGCAGAGCGGTCAGCTGCTGTCGAGGTCGGTCAGCGACCTGAGTCTCATCCGCCGTTGGCTGTCGTTCGGCATCGTGCTCTTTGTCGTCAACATCCTGACCATCGTCGTCGGGTTCGTCGTGCTGTTCTCGTGGAGCCCGCTGCTCGGCGGGATCTTCGCGGTCGCGTCGATCCCGCTCTGGATCTACGGCTTCACCTTCGAGAAGCGCTACTCCGTCGTCGCTCGGCGGAGCCAGGATCAGGTGGGCGACCTGGCCACGAGCGTCGAGGAGTCGGTGCACGGCATCCGCGTCCTCAAGGCGTTCGGCCGGGGCTCCCACTCGCTGAAGAACTTCTCGAAGCAGGCCGCCGACCTCCGGGGGACCGAGATCGAGAAGGCGCGCGCCATCGCCGGCATCTGGCTGTGGCTGCTCATGGTGCCCGACGTCGCGTTCGCCCTCTGTCTGCTCGCGGGCATCTGGCTCGCGTCGACGGGACAGCTGACCGTGGGCGAGCTGTTCGCGTTCTTCGCGGCGGCGACCGTCCTACGCCAGCCCGTGGAGTCCATCGGCTTCCTCCTCTCGATGACCTTCGACACGCGCACGGCGGCCGACCGGTTCTTCGAGGTGCTCGACACCGAGAACACCGTCACCGATCCGGCTGAGCCCAAGACCCTGGCGCACCCCACGGGGCGCTTCGAGTTCCGCGACGTGCACTTCCGCTACCAGGACAGCCCCGCGCAGTACGACGACCTCGTGAACGGCGTGCAGCTCGTGCTGGAGCCGGGAGAGACGATGGCGCTCGTCGGGCTGACCGGGTCGGGCAAGACCACCCTGCTGGCTCTGGCCACCCGTCTCTACGACGTGACGGGCGGTGAGGTGCTGCTCGACGGCATCGACGTCCGCGACTTCACCCGCGAGGAGCTCCGGCGCCACGTGGCGATGGCGTTCGAGGACGCCACGCTCTTCAGCGCGTCGGTCCGCGACAACGTGCTGCTCGGTCGCCCCGAGCTCACCGGTCAGGCCGCGGAGGACGTCCTCGTCGAGGCGCTCGAGATCGCGCAGGCGTCCTTCGTCTACGACCTCCCCCAGGGCCTCGACACGCGCGTCGGCGAGGAGGGGCTGAGCCTCTCCGGCGGTCAGCGTCAGCGCCTGGCGCTCGCGCGAGCCATCGCGGCCCGCCCGGCGGTCCTGGTGCTCGACGACCCGCTCTCGGCCCTCGACGTCGACACGGAGGCCCGCGTCGAGGCCGGGCTCCGACGAGTGCTCGACTCGACGACGTCGCTGATCGTCGCCCACCGCCCCTCGACGGTCAATCTGGCCGACCGGGTGGCACTGCTCGAGAACGGCCGCGTCACCGCGGTCGGCACCCACTCGGAGCTGATCGCCACCAACGAGCACTACCGCTACGTCATCTCGTCCCTCGACGACGAAGACGCGACCGATCGACAGGAGGTGCACGCATGA